A stretch of DNA from Granulicella pectinivorans:
GGGAAGTGCTGCCTTGAGGCCGTTCCGGATGTTCCAGGACTCCGCGAGGTGCTGGAACGAGCAGCCGCCGGGGAGCATGTGCTCGATGTGGAGATCGAGGGGGAGTTGCTGTCGTCTCCGGGCGTCCATCGCTCCTGGAATCTGAATGCGACGCCTGTCTTCGACGCCAACGGCGCGGTGTCTGCGATTACCACGCTGGCGACCGAGACGACCAGTTCGAAGATGGCGGAAGCGAGGCTCGTCGAGGGGGAGAAGGAGGCGGTGGCCGGGGTGCTCGTGGAGACGATCGTCGGCCAGATCGCCGATCCGCTCGATACGCTGCGCGGGCTTCTTGGAGTGGTGCGGGATGAGATCAGGCGCCCGGAGGCACACGCCGCGCTTGAGGTTGCCGAGGAAGAGCTACGGAAGATCTGCGGTGTGCTCGCTGGGATCCAGAGGCGGTATGGACTCCCTGTCGAAAGTCCGGATCTGGCCGATACCTGCCGGCCCTAGCACGGGCTTCCGCTCCGGCGGGGAAGGCGGCGGAGCGGTAAGATGAAGTCGACGCATGTGATCGACGTGTGCGAAGGGAATCTTGCAATGATGGATACAGCTTCTTCGCTGCGCCTGAGCGAGCTGGCGCCGCGTGTTCTGCAGTCGGAGATTCGCGCGATGAGTGTTGCGTGCGACGCGATGGGTGGTGTGAACCTGGCGCAGGGCGTCTGCGATACGGAGGTGCCGGCGGTGGTCGCCGAAGGCGCGCACAAGGCCATCCGCGACGGTCTCAACATCTATACGCGGCTCGAAGGAATTCTGCGTTTGCGCCAGGCGATTGCCGCTCAGGTGGCACGCACGCATGGCATCGAGGTCGACCCGGAGCGCGAGGTGCTGATCACCAGCGGAGCCACGGGCGCATTCCAGGCCGCATGCCATGCGCTGCTCAATCCTGGCGATGAGGTTGTGGTCTTTGAGCCGTTCTACGGCTATCACCTGGGCATGTTCAAGGGCATGCGGATCGTTCCGGTGCCGGTTGCGCTCAGGTACGGAACCTGGGAGCTGGATCTCGAGGCGGTGCGCGCTGCGATCACGCCCAGGACCCGCGCCGTGGTCGTGAATACCCCGTGCAATCCCTCCGGCAAGGTATTTACGCGCACGGAGCTGGAGGCGATTGGAGCCATCGCCGACGAGTTCGACCTCTTCCTCTTCACCGATGAGATCTACGAGCACTTCGTCTATGGCAATGCGAAACATGTCAGCCCAATGGAACTGCCCGGCCTGCGCGAGCGGACGATCCTGATGTCGGGCTTCTCGAAGACGTTTTCGGTGACGGGCTGGCGCATCGGCTACCTGATCGCCGATGCGAAGTGGGTCGGCTCCATTGGCTATTTCCACGACCTGACCTATGTGTGTGCCCCCGCGCCCTTCCAGCATGGAGTGGCCGACGGCGTGGAGCAGTTGCCACCCTCGTATTACACCGGGCTGGCGCGGGATCACCAGGAGAAGAGGACAATGCTGGTCGATGCGCTGCGCGATGCCGGCATGACGCCGCATGTGCCGGATGGCGCGTATTACATCCTTGCGGATGCATCGTCGATTGAAGGCGCGAACGCCGCGGCCAAAGCTCGCACGCTGCTCAAGGAGACGGGCGTGGGTTCGGTGGCGGGTTCGGCGTTCTTCCGTCCCGGCGGTGGGGAAGATCTGCTGCGGTTCTGCTTTGCGAAGAAAGACGCTGACCTGGTGGATGCGTGCCGGCGCCTGCGCGGGAGGACACGCTAGTGGCGGTTCCGTCGGAGGTCGCGCGGGTAGAAGCTGCGCTGAAGAACAAGGGAGCGCGTGAGCTCGAATGGGCGCGATGGTACTGCGCGATGCGCCAGAGCGTGCCCTCGGCGAGGCCGCCGGACGTGAAGTACTGGAGGGCGATGGCGGAGCGTGTGGAAGAGGTGCTCGCCCCTCCGCCGCCTCCGAAGGTCTATCCCACGAAGAAGAAAAAGGCGGACCGAGGTCTTGGCGGGGTCATTCCGGAGAGCAAGTGAAGGCCGCGGTCTGGTAACCTTTCCAGCGAATGAAATCGATTGCTTCATCGGTTGGGAGTTTCCATGCGGATTCGCTTGCTTGTCGTCGTGATGTTCGTTCTGGGTGCGTTTTCAGCGGGGTTTGCGCAGAAGCGCTGGACGCCCGAGCAGGCCAACGCCTGGTATGCGAAACAGCCCTGGCTGGTGGGCGCGAACTTCATTCCGTCCGATGCGATCAACCAACTGGAGATGTTCCAGGCCGCGACCTTCAACCCTGCGATCAACGACCGTGAGCTCGGGTTGGCCGAGGCGATTGGCATGAACACCATGCGTGTGTTCCTGCAGGACCAGCTCTGGGAGCAGGATCCGGAAGGCTTCAAGAAGCGCCTCGATACGTTTCTTGGCATCGCCGCGAAGCACCACATCCGGCCCCTTCTGGTGCTCTTCGACTCCTGCTGGGAGACCGACCCGAAGCTTGGTCCGCAGCACCCTCCCATTCCCGGCGTGCATAACTCGGGCTGGGTGCAGAGCCCCGGCACGAAGGGCCTCGTCGACAAGTCCTACGAGCCGAAGCTGAAGGCGTATGTGACAGGCGTCGTGGGGGCGTTTGCCAACGACGACCGGATCCTCGGCTGGGACGTCTGGAACGAGCCCGACAATGGCAACGATAAGCGGTTCGATGAGGCTCCACACAAGGCTGATCTCGTTGCCGGACTTCTTCCCAAGGTGTTTGCATGGGTGCGTTCGGCGCATCCGGTGCAGCCTTTGACCAGCGGCGTGTGGACGGGGGACGACTGGGCGAATGCTTCGAAGTGGAGTGCGGTGGCGAAGATTCAGCTTACAGAGTCCGACATCATCAGTTTCCATAACTACGGCTGGCCGGAAGACTTTGAGGCGCGCATCCAGTCGTTGCAGCCGCTTGGGCGTCCGATTCTCTGCACGGAGTACATGGCGCGCGGCGCGGGCAGTACCTTCGACGGAAGCCTTCCGGTTGCGAAGAAATACCACGTTGGAGCCATCAACTGGGGCCTGGTCGCCGGCAAGACGCAGACGTATCTGCCCTGGGATTCGTGGCAGAAGCCCTATGTGTTGAGCCAGCCGACGGTGTGGTTCCACGAGGTATTTCGCCACGACGGCACGCCCTACCGGCAGGCTGAGGTCGATCTCATCCGCCGTCTGACGGGGCGCGGCACACCGTCCTCGCACCCCGGTGCCGAATAAAATCTGGCGCGTTGCACTGCGGATCGGGTATCTTGTTGTGGACTCAAGAATACGTTTTCTCGAAACAGCACTTCTTTGTGCCGCACACCGAAAGATGAGGATGCTCTGCATGCACCGTTTCCGTGGGATTCTCCGTTCTACCCTTGCCGCCTCGCTGGTTCTTGCGCCCATCGGCGCACTCGCGCAGGCTACGCTCACAATCGACACACAGCATGTGAAGGCCAAGGTCAGCCCAAAGCTCTATGGCCTGATGACCGAAGAGATCAACTACTCGTATGAGGGCGGTCTCTACGGCGATCTCATCAATATCCGCACCTTTCACGGCAGCTGGGGCGATAGCCACTGGCTGCTTCGTCCCATGGGTGACGCCGAGATCCATGATGAGCTGATGAAGACCGGCGGCCCCAGCGCGGCGCTGCCGGAGTGCATGCAGTTGACGGTGACGAAGGCGTCGGACAAGGATCTGGCCGGCATCTCGAACCGCGGCTTCTGGGGCATCCCGGTCCGGCCGAGCACGACCTACAAGGGATCGTTCTGGGCCAAGGCGGACTCTTCCGCGGTGGGCCCGGTGCATGTGCGCCTGACCAACAACGACACTGGCAAGGGGCCTGAAGCAGTCACGGCTCCCCTGACGACCGAGTGGAAGCAGTACGACTTTACCCTGACCACGAGTGCCGATCATCCGGCGAACGTCGAGAACGAGCTTCTGCTTGCGGTCGCTCACCCGGGTAAGGTCTGGATCGATCTGGTAAGCCTCTTCCCGCCGACCTACAAGAACCGCGAACGCGGCAGCCGTGCGGACCTGATGGAGAAGCTCGCGGCCATGCAGCCGCGCTTTCTGCGCTTCCCCGGCGGCAACTATCTGGAAGGCGACTACATCAACGAGCGCTTCGATTGGAAGAAGACGATCGGCCCTGTTGTCGATCGTCCCGGACATCGCAGCCCGTGGAACTACTGGTCGACGGACCAGTTCGGTCTGCCTGAGTTCTTGAACTGGTGCGAAGACCTGAAGATGCAGCCTCTGCTTGCCGTGTTCGCCGGCTACGCGTTGAAGCATGACTACATCAAGCCGGGCAAGGACCTCGAACCGTATGTGCAGGATGCGCTCGATGAGATCGAGTACATCACCGGAAGCACAAGCACGAAGTGGGGCGCGGAGCGTGCGAAGAATGGGCATCCGGAGCCTTATCCTTTGAGCTACGTCGAGATTGGCAATGAGGATTGGTTCGACAAGTCGGGCAGCTACGACGGCCGCTACGCGCAGTTCTATAAGGCCATCAAGGCCAAGTATCCGGAGCTGCAGTTGATCGCGACCACGCCAGTCAACGGGATGAAGCCGGATATGATTGACGACCACTATTACAAGAAGGCGCAGGAGTTCTACGAGATGGACGACCACTACGACACGATGGACCGGAATGGTCCGGCAATCTTCGTGGGGGAGTGGGCGACGCGCGAGGGTGGTCCTACCCCGAACTTCGGTTCGGCGCTTGGCGATGCGGCCTTCATGACGTCGATGGAGCGCAACAGCGACCTGATCAAGATGGCGTCGTATGCGCCTCTGCTGGTGAACGTGAATCCGAACGGCATGCAGTGGGAGAGCGATCTGATCGGCTATGACGCGATGACCAGCTATGGTTCGCCCAGCTATTACGCGCAGGTGATGTTCAACAAGTATCTCGGCGACGAAATCCTGACGGGCAAGAGCGAGGGCGCGGGAAGCCGCTTCTTCTACTCGGCGACGCGTACGGCGGCCACGGGCACGATTCATCTGAAGCTGGTGAACGGAAGCTCGACGCCGAAGACGATGACCATTGCGCTCGATGGTGCGACGAAGGTCGCTCCAACGGCGAAGCTGGTGACGCTGAGCGCGAAGACGCTGGGCGCAACCAATACGATCACCACGCCGACGAAGATCGTGCCTGTCGACGGCACGTTCAAGAAGGCTTCGGGCAAATTCACGTACACGATTCCCGGATACTCGATTCAGATCCTGGAGCTTGAGACGAAATAATAGGCGCCGTTTTTTCATGAGGATGGAGTTTGCCGTCCAAGCGGCGGATGCATGGAACAAATGCATCCGTCGCGGCAGCAGACTCTATCCTCTTTGTGCTTCCATGCTGGAATGCAGACGTTTTCAGCACGAATCGCCACGGCGCAGCCGACTGCGGAAGACATCGCCGGCAGACGCTGGATCTATGTGCCGTACGATCGCTTCACGGACCGGACGGGACCGCTCGCCGAACAGGGGGCGCAGGCCACGGGCATCGTCATCGTGGAATCGACCGCGAAGGCCATGCGCCGCCCGTATCACAGGAAGAAGCTCGTGGTGCTTATCGCCAACATGCGCCACTTCGCGCTGGAGCAGGCTGCGCGGGGTGTCGCCGTCCTGTATCACTTCTCGCCGAAGAGCCATGGTCAGGGGCTTCTGGAGCTGCAACGCGCACGCGGTCTTCCGGAACTGGTCTGCATGACGCCCGCCGAGCGGGAGCTTCGGCTCGATCTTGCGACCGCCATCGAGCATGGCCTCAACATGCGATTCGTGGCGGATACGACCTGGCTCTCGACGCTCGATGACTTTATGGCCGTGTATGGTCCGTACCGGCATGGCCGAAGTTACGTGATGGATCGCTTCTATCGCGCGATGCGGCAGAAGACCGGAATCCTCATGCACAACGCCAAGCCGGTGGGCGGACAGTTTTCCTTCGACGCGGAGAACCGCCTGCCCTACAAGGGACAGGTGCCTGTGCCGATCGCGCCGGGATTCGCGCCGGACGAGATTACGCGCGAGGTCATCGCGATGGTCGACACGGTGTACGCCGACCACTTCGGCACCACGGAAAGCTTCGACCTGCCCTGCACGCAGGCCGACTGCGACCGCATGTGGCAGTTCGCGCTCACGCGTCTGTTGCCTCATTTCGGGCCGTTCGAGGATGCGATGCGCGACGATGAGCCCCAGCTCTTTCACTCCAAGACCTCGGCGCTCGTCAATCTTGGACGTCTCCTGCCCGCCGCCTTGATCGGGGATGTGGCCACAGCCGCCGGGTCCGGTTCGATTCCCATGGCCAGTGCCGAGGGATTCATCCGCCAGCTTCTCGGATGGCGCGAGTTCATGCGGCATGTGCATCAGCAGACCGATGGATACCGCCTGCTCGTTGACCATGTCCCGCAGGAACGCCCAGGTCCTGCGCAGGAAGCCTCATCCTCCGCCTACCCAGATGAAGAAGCCTACCGGGGTGCGCGGCCATCGGCTCTCGGCGCGTCGTTGCCGCTTCCGGCTGCCTACTGGGGTGTCGCGTCGGGTCTGCGCTGTGTCGATACGACGGTGGCGCAGGTCATCGCGGAGGGGTGGTCGCACCACATTCCACGGCTCATGGTCCTCTCGAACCTGGCCACGCTGTGCGGCTTTTCTCCTCGCGAGCTGACGGACTGGTTCTGGTTCGCGTACGTGGACGCCTTCGACTGGGTCGTTGAGCCGAATGTGCTGGGCATGTCGACTTACGCGGATGGCGGCCTCACGGCCACCAAGCCGTACGTCTCGGGTGCTGCCTACATCAACCGGATGTCGAACCTGTGTGGCCGCTGCCAGTTCGATCCAAAGAAGTCCACGGGCCCCGGATCATGCCCGTTTACTGCACTCTACTGGACCTTCCTTGAGCGTCATGAGCCTGTGCTGGGCGGCATGTTCCGGATGCAGATGCCGTACCAGACCCTGCGGCGCAAGAGCGAGGCTGAGCGGACCGGTCTCCGCCAGCGTGCCGCCGAGGCCATCGAGCATCTCCAATCGTTCCCGCGTCCGGAGTACAAACGGGGCTAGTCTTGGGCGGCGGCGACCCCTGCGAGGTGTCGAGACGCCGCATTTCCTCTAAGATAGGAGACGGCGTTTTTGAGGAGAGACACATGGCATCGGCAATGGCGAGTATTCCGGCTTTGAAGGACCTGCAAGTGCAGGTGAAGACACGGATGGACAAGACGATCGAGGATTTTCGCGCGAATTTGCTGTCTACGCGCACCGGTCGCGCGAGCGTCCACATGCTGGACCAGATCAAGATCGACTATTACGGCACGGACACGCAGATCTCGCAGGTAGCGCAGGTGACGACGCCCGAGGCGCAACTGATCGTGGTGCAGCCGTGGGAGATCTCGCTGGTTGGCGCGATTGAGAAGGCGATTCGTACGAGCGGTCAGGGCTTCAACCCCATGCACGATGGGCGCATTATCCGCGTGCCGATTCCGCCGATGACGGAGGAGCGGCGCAAGGAGGCGGTCAAGCATCTGGCGGGCGTTCTGGAAGGGCACAAGACGTCGATGCGCAATATTCGCCGTGACGGCAACGAGGCGGTGAAGAAGGCGGCCAAGGACAAGCTGATCTCGGCGGACGATGAAAAGCGCGCGAATGAAGAGATTCAGCAGCTTACCGACGCGCAGATCAAGGTGCTCGAGGAGATGTTCAAGGCCAAGGAAAAAGATGTGATGACGGTCTGATTCCGTGTCGGTTTCGCTTGCATCGCGCCCTGTGGTCTGGGGCGCGATTTGCTTTTGGTCTGACCTCTTGGGTTAGGTGGGCCTAAAAATTGGTATGAAAAGAGGAGAATGATGCGCTGTCTGTAATCATGGTGATCGAAAGGAGTTACG
This window harbors:
- a CDS encoding aminotransferase class I/II-fold pyridoxal phosphate-dependent enzyme produces the protein MKSTHVIDVCEGNLAMMDTASSLRLSELAPRVLQSEIRAMSVACDAMGGVNLAQGVCDTEVPAVVAEGAHKAIRDGLNIYTRLEGILRLRQAIAAQVARTHGIEVDPEREVLITSGATGAFQAACHALLNPGDEVVVFEPFYGYHLGMFKGMRIVPVPVALRYGTWELDLEAVRAAITPRTRAVVVNTPCNPSGKVFTRTELEAIGAIADEFDLFLFTDEIYEHFVYGNAKHVSPMELPGLRERTILMSGFSKTFSVTGWRIGYLIADAKWVGSIGYFHDLTYVCAPAPFQHGVADGVEQLPPSYYTGLARDHQEKRTMLVDALRDAGMTPHVPDGAYYILADASSIEGANAAAKARTLLKETGVGSVAGSAFFRPGGGEDLLRFCFAKKDADLVDACRRLRGRTR
- a CDS encoding cellulase family glycosylhydrolase produces the protein MRIRLLVVVMFVLGAFSAGFAQKRWTPEQANAWYAKQPWLVGANFIPSDAINQLEMFQAATFNPAINDRELGLAEAIGMNTMRVFLQDQLWEQDPEGFKKRLDTFLGIAAKHHIRPLLVLFDSCWETDPKLGPQHPPIPGVHNSGWVQSPGTKGLVDKSYEPKLKAYVTGVVGAFANDDRILGWDVWNEPDNGNDKRFDEAPHKADLVAGLLPKVFAWVRSAHPVQPLTSGVWTGDDWANASKWSAVAKIQLTESDIISFHNYGWPEDFEARIQSLQPLGRPILCTEYMARGAGSTFDGSLPVAKKYHVGAINWGLVAGKTQTYLPWDSWQKPYVLSQPTVWFHEVFRHDGTPYRQAEVDLIRRLTGRGTPSSHPGAE
- a CDS encoding alpha-L-arabinofuranosidase C-terminal domain-containing protein; its protein translation is MHRFRGILRSTLAASLVLAPIGALAQATLTIDTQHVKAKVSPKLYGLMTEEINYSYEGGLYGDLINIRTFHGSWGDSHWLLRPMGDAEIHDELMKTGGPSAALPECMQLTVTKASDKDLAGISNRGFWGIPVRPSTTYKGSFWAKADSSAVGPVHVRLTNNDTGKGPEAVTAPLTTEWKQYDFTLTTSADHPANVENELLLAVAHPGKVWIDLVSLFPPTYKNRERGSRADLMEKLAAMQPRFLRFPGGNYLEGDYINERFDWKKTIGPVVDRPGHRSPWNYWSTDQFGLPEFLNWCEDLKMQPLLAVFAGYALKHDYIKPGKDLEPYVQDALDEIEYITGSTSTKWGAERAKNGHPEPYPLSYVEIGNEDWFDKSGSYDGRYAQFYKAIKAKYPELQLIATTPVNGMKPDMIDDHYYKKAQEFYEMDDHYDTMDRNGPAIFVGEWATREGGPTPNFGSALGDAAFMTSMERNSDLIKMASYAPLLVNVNPNGMQWESDLIGYDAMTSYGSPSYYAQVMFNKYLGDEILTGKSEGAGSRFFYSATRTAATGTIHLKLVNGSSTPKTMTIALDGATKVAPTAKLVTLSAKTLGATNTITTPTKIVPVDGTFKKASGKFTYTIPGYSIQILELETK
- a CDS encoding cryptochrome/photolyase family protein; translation: MQTFSARIATAQPTAEDIAGRRWIYVPYDRFTDRTGPLAEQGAQATGIVIVESTAKAMRRPYHRKKLVVLIANMRHFALEQAARGVAVLYHFSPKSHGQGLLELQRARGLPELVCMTPAERELRLDLATAIEHGLNMRFVADTTWLSTLDDFMAVYGPYRHGRSYVMDRFYRAMRQKTGILMHNAKPVGGQFSFDAENRLPYKGQVPVPIAPGFAPDEITREVIAMVDTVYADHFGTTESFDLPCTQADCDRMWQFALTRLLPHFGPFEDAMRDDEPQLFHSKTSALVNLGRLLPAALIGDVATAAGSGSIPMASAEGFIRQLLGWREFMRHVHQQTDGYRLLVDHVPQERPGPAQEASSSAYPDEEAYRGARPSALGASLPLPAAYWGVASGLRCVDTTVAQVIAEGWSHHIPRLMVLSNLATLCGFSPRELTDWFWFAYVDAFDWVVEPNVLGMSTYADGGLTATKPYVSGAAYINRMSNLCGRCQFDPKKSTGPGSCPFTALYWTFLERHEPVLGGMFRMQMPYQTLRRKSEAERTGLRQRAAEAIEHLQSFPRPEYKRG
- the frr gene encoding ribosome recycling factor codes for the protein MASAMASIPALKDLQVQVKTRMDKTIEDFRANLLSTRTGRASVHMLDQIKIDYYGTDTQISQVAQVTTPEAQLIVVQPWEISLVGAIEKAIRTSGQGFNPMHDGRIIRVPIPPMTEERRKEAVKHLAGVLEGHKTSMRNIRRDGNEAVKKAAKDKLISADDEKRANEEIQQLTDAQIKVLEEMFKAKEKDVMTV